From one Humulus lupulus chromosome 8, drHumLupu1.1, whole genome shotgun sequence genomic stretch:
- the LOC133793951 gene encoding putative pectinesterase 63 encodes MGTNFEAAFLTVLSCLATTTVVLGGDTSPIPESPSGVSSWFSNNVKQLSQRKSTLDAALFQAECGPVEVITVQKDGKGNFNNIKDAINSVPNGNTKRVVISIGPGEYKEKITIDRSKTFITLYGNPKTMPTLVYGGTAAQYGTVDSATLIALADYFTAANIIFKNSAPEPDGRRSGAQAVALRVSGNKSSFYNCRFIGFQDTLCDDKGFHFFKDCYIEGTVDFIFGSGTSLYLNTKLHVIGTGVVTAQARESERESTGYSFVHCKVTGSGKHAFLGRAWMSRPRVVFAFSSLSDVVNPLGWSDNFHPECDNTVFFGEYKNTGPGASNSRRAKFTKLLTYDQVKPYISLGFIKGSTWLLPPPTA; translated from the exons atgggtaCTAACTTTGAAGCGGCATTTTTGACGGTTCTCAGTTGCTTAGCAACGACGACAGTCGTTTTGGGTGGCGACACGTCCCCGATACCGGAAAGCCCGTCTGGTGTGAGCAGTTGGTTCAGCAATAACGTGAAGCAGTTAAGTCAGAGAAAGTCAACCCTTGACGCTGCCCTTTTCCAGGCGGAGTGCGGCCCAGTTGAGGTGATCACCGTCCAGAAAGATGGGAAGGGCAACTTTAATAATATAAAGGACGCTATTAACAGCGTCCCAAACGGCAACACCAAGCGAGTCGTTATCTCCATTGGACCGGGTGAGTATAAGGAGAAGATCACCATCGACCGGAGCAAGACGTTCATCACCTTGTACGGTAATCCCAAAACCATGCCTACTTTGGTCTACGGCGGTACGGCGGCACAGTACGGAACCGTCGACAGCGCCACCTTGATTGCCTTGGCCGACTATTTCACCGCCGCTAATATTATTTTTAAG AATTCTGCACCAGAACCGGATGGGAGACGTAGTGGAGCTCAGGCAGTTGCTTTGAGGGTCTCCGGGAATAAGTCATCCTTCTACAACTGCAGATTCATTGGTTTTCAGGACACCCTTTGCGATGACAAAGGCTTTCACTTTTTCAAGGACTGTTATATTGAAGGCACTGTCGATTTCATATTCGGAAGTGGAACCTCTCTTTATctg AACACCAAATTACACGTGATTGGAACGGGAGTGGTCACAGCACAAGCAAGAGaatcagagagagagagcacAGGATACTCATTCGTGCATTGCAAAGTAACCGGTAGTGGTAAGCATGCATTTCTAGGGAGAGCTTGGATGAGCAGACCCAGAGTCGTTTTTGCCTTCAGCAGCCTAAGCGACGTCGTTAACCCTTTGGGATGGAGTGACAATTTTCACCCTGAATGTGACAA CACTGTGTTCTTCGGAGAGTACAAGAACACCGGACCAGGTGCGAGCAACAGTAGACGAGCTAAATTCACCAAGTTACTAACGTATGACCAAGTGAAGCCTTATATTAGTCTTGGTTTTATTAAGGGTTCAACCTGGTTGCTTCCTCCCCCCACGGCCTAA